The window GAGATCCGCATCGTCTCCATCAGGTCTTCTGGAACCTCATCTCGAATGCGGTGAAATTCACGCCGCAAGGTGGGAAGGTCCGGGTCAGTCTCGATCATGCGGGAAGCTCGGTGGTCGTGCGGGTGGCGGACACGGGGGAGGGAATCCCTCCCGAATTCCTTCCTCATGTCTTTGATCGCTTCCGGCAGGCGGATGCCACGACGACGCGCCGTCATGGTGGCCTCGGTCTTGGTCTCGCCATCGTGAAGCAGATCGTGGAACTCCACGGTGGTTCGGTCAGCGCGGAGAGTCCTGGCCCGGGTCAGGGATCGGCTTTCATCGTGAGTCTTCCGGTTTGCGCTCCGGACGACAGCGGGGTGGATGCATCGGTTTCCTTACCCGAGAGAGCTGCCACAGCCGATCACGTGGCATCGGATCGGTTGGCCGGCGTTTCTGTGGTGGCGGTGGATGACGAGCCCGACGCAGTTGCTTTTGTCGAACGTCTTCTCACAGGATGCGGGGCCAAGGTTAGGACCGCCCATTCCGCAGCCGAAGCGCTGGAGCTGATTCGTAACGAGCCGCCCACGGTGATCGTCAGCGACATCGGGATGCCGGGCGAGGATGGCTATGCCTTCATTGGGAAGGTGCGTGCGTTGCCAATCGAGGATGGGGGGCGGACTGCAGCTCTTGCCGTGACCGCTTACGCCAGGACGATCGATCGAGTGAAGGCACTGGAGGCTGGTTTTCAGATGCACATCGCCAAGCCAGTCGAGCCTGCCGAGCTTGTCGCGGCGGTCACTGCCTTGGCCAATCTCCAGCGGCCTGCCTGATCCTCGCAGTTGCGGACGACCTTGGGGCTTGGCTCTTCCGCGCAAGTCTCTAACTTCCTGACATGCGCCGGCTCCGCAATGACCTGCCCTACACCTTCCGGCCGCCAAAGCCGCGGGCGTGGTTCCGGCCACTCGGGTTGTTCGCCAATCGCTTCTACCTCCAACGGAAGTTCGCGGTCACCCGGCTGGATGATTCGGGCTTCGACAAGGTGAAGGAGCTTTCGCGCGCCGGTCATGCCGTGCTGCTGGCCCCGAATCACGCCGACCACTCGGATCCCCATGTGATGACCGAGCTGGTCGCGCGGTATGGGATGAGGTCGCATTTCATGGCGGCCCGCGAGGTTTTCGAGATCAGCAAGCTGGGGTCATTCGCGCTGGAGAGCATGGGTGTTTTCTCCGTCGACCGGGATGGCCCCGATCTGTCCGCCATCAAGACCGCCATCACTCTGTTGGAAAAGAGCAGCGATCCGCTGGTGATTTATCCCGAGGGGGAAATCTATCACCACCACGAGCGGCTCGATCCCTTGCACGAAGGTGTCGCGTCGATCCTGTTGAAAGCCGCCGCTCGGATGAAGGATGGCAAGGAGGCGTTCCTCGTGCCCGTGGGCATTCGCTTTCTCCACGATCCCGCCGTGGAGGCGAGCTTTTGCGATCGCTTGTCGGCGCTGGAGGACCGCATTGGTTGGACGCCGCGACCGGCGATGCCGCTTGACGAGCGGATCGTCCGGCTCGGCACCGGGCTGCTAGGCCTGAAGGAAATGGAGCACACCGGCGAAACCGGCCGCGGTCGCATCCAGGAGCGCCTCGCTTCGTTGTGCGATGCCTTGTTGTCGATCGCCGAGGGACGCCATGGTCGTGATGCGAAAAGCGTCACCGCTCCCGAACGTGTGCGTGGCCAGCGCTATCGCATCCGAAAGCGCCTCCTCGATGCCGAGAAGCCGCCGACCGCCAGCGAGCGAAATGATCTTCTCGATGATCTCGACCGGGTCTTCACCGCACTCCAGGCTCACAGCTACATCGGCGACTACTTCCTCGCCGAGCACACGCTCGACCGTCGCGCCGAGACGATCATGAAGCTGGAGGAGGACTTGCTGGGCTTCCCGAACTATCCGGCACCGCGCACCGCCCGCGTAATCGCCGGCGAGCCGATTCCGGTGAGCAAGATGCTTGTGGCAGAGGAACTCCCAGCGAAGGGAGGAGCCGCGGCGCTGACCGCTCTGTTAGAAGAACGGTTGGGCGGGCTGCTGGTGTGACCGGGATTCAATCGTTCGCAGGACTCACCGAGAAGTAGAAGGTGGAACCGGCCTGGGGCTCGGACTCGACCCAGATCCGGTGGCCGAGCCGCTGGACGACCTGGGCGCAGAAGGCGAGGCCGATGCCGGTGCCCTTCACTTTGTTCGCGCGGTCGCTGAAGAAGTATTCGAAAATCTTGTCCCGCTTTTCCGGCGGTATGCCGCGGCCATCGTCGCGCACGTAGATCACCGTGTCTCCGTTCTCGTCGGCACGGGTTCCGATTTCGATGCGGAGCTGCTTGGACTCGGACCGGGCATGAGTGAGGGCGTTGCGAACCAGATTGCTGAGCAAGTGCTCCATCTGTGACTTCGGCCCGCGGATGCGCGGCAGCGAAAGGATCTGGATTTCTGCGCCTTCCGTGCGGCCGCTTGCTTCGAGTTGCTCGACGACCTCACGGGCCATCTTTGCGAAGTCGATGTCCTCGATGTTCGAGTTCATCTCCGTTTCGGAGAACTCGAGCATGTCGTTGGTGAATTTGGCCAGGTTCGTGAGCGAGGTGCTGGCGAGGCCGGCGAGTTGCGAGACCGTGGAATCCATTCCTTCCTTCCGGCTCTCCAACAACGAGAGTGCCATGATGCCGGACTGGAGCTGATTCTTGACCTCGTGGGCGATGATGCCGGCGAAGCGACGGAGGTCCTGATTGGAGCGTTCGAGCAGGATATTGCGCTTTCTCACCAGCTCCAGGATGCCGGAGCGGACTTCGGTGGTGAGCTGGGTGGTGGAGTCTGGCCATGGCAGCGATTGACCGCGAACGGTCTCTTGCCAGGCGGCAAAGCTGCTTCGCGGCGAGAGGGTGCCGCTGGCATCGCGTGATTTTGCGTTGTTCGGATCGCCCGCCCATTTGACCCGCTGGATCGCTTCATCCCTGAAGAGGACCAACCATGCTTGCTCGCCGAGATGGATTGCCACGAGTCCTGCTGCCCGGGGCAAGCCTTCGGCCAGTGATGGAAACAGGGAAGAGGCCTCGTGGCTGATGAGGATGCCCTCGTTGCGGTGCTTCTCCAACTGCTGCCGCAGCGAGATCAGTTCAAGGTCGTCCGGAGCGGAGCCCTCGGAGCGCAAGCCTTGCGGGGACAGAATCGCGGCCCCGTCCGCCTTGAACAAGTCGCGCTGGGCGGGA is drawn from Luteolibacter sp. Y139 and contains these coding sequences:
- a CDS encoding 1-acyl-sn-glycerol-3-phosphate acyltransferase — protein: MRRLRNDLPYTFRPPKPRAWFRPLGLFANRFYLQRKFAVTRLDDSGFDKVKELSRAGHAVLLAPNHADHSDPHVMTELVARYGMRSHFMAAREVFEISKLGSFALESMGVFSVDRDGPDLSAIKTAITLLEKSSDPLVIYPEGEIYHHHERLDPLHEGVASILLKAAARMKDGKEAFLVPVGIRFLHDPAVEASFCDRLSALEDRIGWTPRPAMPLDERIVRLGTGLLGLKEMEHTGETGRGRIQERLASLCDALLSIAEGRHGRDAKSVTAPERVRGQRYRIRKRLLDAEKPPTASERNDLLDDLDRVFTALQAHSYIGDYFLAEHTLDRRAETIMKLEEDLLGFPNYPAPRTARVIAGEPIPVSKMLVAEELPAKGGAAALTALLEERLGGLLV
- a CDS encoding ATP-binding protein encodes the protein MNESPLPNTDDCAREPIHIPGSVQPHGVLFVLETAKLTILQVSANSGILIGREATELPGTRFLQLIPDDAQGAVERLVRDAATTYVNPFRVPVAVGDELKFFDGIVHILETGETVVELERDPESPRDMESTEGLDNYLQIVHRSLAELSGVCHARDIAAVMAREVKGFTGFDRVMIYHFAPDYHGMVIAEAKEPEMEPYLDLHYPASDIPPQARELYLKNPVRLLQDVQAVPVPLVPALHPQTGAPLDMSRAVLRSMSPIHVQYLKNMGVAASLSISLVVDGKLWGLIACHHRTPRFVSYAVRATACLYAIVMSAQLKAKQASLENLRMSSARRMALDLITGLKDYSDPVGSLGGTLPAQRDLFKADGAAILSPQGLRSEGSAPDDLELISLRQQLEKHRNEGILISHEASSLFPSLAEGLPRAAGLVAIHLGEQAWLVLFRDEAIQRVKWAGDPNNAKSRDASGTLSPRSSFAAWQETVRGQSLPWPDSTTQLTTEVRSGILELVRKRNILLERSNQDLRRFAGIIAHEVKNQLQSGIMALSLLESRKEGMDSTVSQLAGLASTSLTNLAKFTNDMLEFSETEMNSNIEDIDFAKMAREVVEQLEASGRTEGAEIQILSLPRIRGPKSQMEHLLSNLVRNALTHARSESKQLRIEIGTRADENGDTVIYVRDDGRGIPPEKRDKIFEYFFSDRANKVKGTGIGLAFCAQVVQRLGHRIWVESEPQAGSTFYFSVSPAND